The following coding sequences are from one Arthrobacter sp. PvP023 window:
- the aceE gene encoding pyruvate dehydrogenase (acetyl-transferring), homodimeric type → MHARKERLDVAAGEDTSHILSGLTNQLPDRDPEETAEWIESLDTLIREQGTERAQYIMRSLLQRAGAQSVGVPMVTTTDYVNTIPADQEAPFPGNEEYERRYRAYMRWNAAVMVHRSQRPNIGVGGHISTYAGAATLYEVGFNHFFRGKDHPGGGDQVFFQGHASPGMYARAFMEGRLTEEDLDGFRQEKSKAGHALSSYPHPRLMPGFWEFPTVSMGIGPMNAIYQAQSNRYLHNRGLKDTSDQQVWAFLGDGEMDEPESRGLLQLAANENLDNLNFVINCNLQRLDGPVRGNGKIMQELEAFFRGAGWNVIKVVWGREWDELLAKDSDGSLVKIMNETPDGDYQTYKAESGGFVREHFFGKDPRTKDLVADLTDDQIWNLKRGGHDYRKVYAAYKAATEFKGKPTVILAKTVKGYGLGPHFEGRNATHQMKKLTLDDLKSFRDHLRIPITDEQLEGDPYQPPYFHPGNDAPEIAYMMERRAALGGSVPERRSKHAAITLPDAKSYEVAKRGSGKQQAATTMAFVRLLKDLMRDKEFGKHIAPIIPDEARTFGMDAFFPTAKIYNPKGQNYLSVDRDLVLAYKESAQGQLIHPGINEAGAVAAFTAAGTAYATHGVPLIPVYVFYSMFGFQRTGDAFWAAADQMTRGFIIGATAGRTTLTGEGLQHADGHSPILAATNPAVVTYDPAYGYEMGHIIRDGIERMYGPDSTDRNLMYYITVYNEPITQPAEPEELDVEGVIKGIYLLAPAKIDGPRTQILASGVSVPWALEAQRILAEDWGVSADVWSVTSWNELRRDAMAAEEEAFLNPGQPARVPFVTAQLEGATGPIVAVTDYMKAVPDQIRQFLPNEFASLGADGFGFSDTRAAARRFFKNDIHSIVVRSLEMLARRSEVDAQAPAQAIEKYRLHNVNAGSTGNAGGES, encoded by the coding sequence ATGCATGCGCGCAAAGAGAGGTTGGACGTGGCTGCAGGAGAAGATACCTCCCATATCCTCAGCGGGTTGACTAACCAGCTGCCTGATCGTGATCCGGAAGAGACCGCCGAATGGATTGAGTCCCTGGATACGCTGATCAGGGAACAGGGCACTGAGCGTGCCCAGTACATCATGCGCAGTCTCCTGCAGCGTGCCGGCGCCCAGAGCGTCGGGGTTCCGATGGTCACCACCACGGACTATGTGAACACCATCCCCGCGGACCAGGAAGCACCGTTCCCCGGCAACGAGGAATACGAGCGCCGCTACCGGGCGTACATGCGCTGGAACGCCGCGGTCATGGTGCACCGGTCCCAGCGCCCGAACATCGGCGTCGGCGGGCACATCTCCACCTACGCCGGTGCCGCGACCCTGTACGAGGTCGGGTTCAACCACTTCTTCCGCGGCAAGGACCACCCCGGCGGCGGGGACCAGGTCTTCTTCCAGGGCCACGCCTCCCCCGGCATGTACGCCAGGGCGTTCATGGAAGGCCGGCTGACCGAGGAGGACCTGGACGGGTTCCGGCAGGAAAAGTCCAAGGCCGGGCATGCCCTGTCCTCCTACCCGCACCCGCGGCTGATGCCCGGGTTCTGGGAATTCCCCACCGTGTCCATGGGCATCGGGCCGATGAACGCGATCTACCAGGCCCAGTCCAACCGGTACCTGCACAACCGCGGCCTGAAAGACACCTCGGACCAGCAGGTCTGGGCGTTCCTGGGCGACGGGGAAATGGACGAGCCCGAGTCCCGCGGCCTGCTCCAGCTCGCCGCGAACGAGAACCTGGACAACCTGAACTTCGTGATCAACTGCAACCTCCAGCGCCTGGACGGGCCGGTGCGCGGCAACGGGAAGATCATGCAGGAACTCGAAGCGTTCTTCCGCGGCGCGGGCTGGAACGTCATCAAGGTCGTCTGGGGCCGGGAATGGGATGAGCTGCTCGCCAAGGACTCCGACGGGTCGCTGGTGAAGATCATGAACGAAACCCCGGACGGGGACTACCAGACCTACAAGGCCGAATCCGGCGGGTTCGTCCGCGAACACTTCTTCGGCAAGGACCCCCGCACCAAGGACCTCGTCGCGGACCTCACCGATGACCAGATCTGGAACCTCAAGCGCGGCGGCCACGACTACCGCAAGGTCTACGCCGCGTACAAGGCAGCCACCGAATTCAAGGGCAAACCCACCGTCATCCTGGCCAAAACGGTCAAGGGCTACGGCCTCGGCCCGCACTTCGAAGGCCGCAACGCCACGCACCAGATGAAGAAACTCACCCTCGACGACCTCAAGTCGTTCCGGGACCACCTGCGCATCCCGATCACGGATGAGCAGCTCGAGGGCGATCCCTACCAGCCGCCGTACTTCCACCCCGGCAACGATGCGCCGGAAATCGCGTACATGATGGAGCGCCGGGCAGCGCTGGGCGGCTCCGTTCCGGAGCGCCGCAGCAAGCATGCCGCCATCACGCTTCCGGACGCGAAGTCCTATGAGGTGGCCAAGCGCGGTTCGGGCAAGCAGCAGGCAGCCACCACCATGGCGTTCGTCCGCCTGCTCAAGGACCTCATGCGGGACAAGGAGTTCGGCAAGCACATCGCGCCGATCATCCCCGATGAGGCACGCACGTTCGGCATGGACGCGTTCTTCCCCACGGCCAAGATCTACAACCCCAAGGGCCAGAACTACCTCTCCGTGGACCGGGACCTGGTCCTGGCCTACAAGGAATCCGCCCAGGGCCAGCTGATCCACCCCGGCATCAACGAAGCCGGCGCCGTCGCAGCCTTCACCGCCGCCGGCACCGCCTACGCCACCCACGGCGTACCGCTGATCCCGGTCTACGTGTTCTACTCCATGTTCGGCTTCCAGCGCACCGGCGACGCCTTCTGGGCAGCCGCGGACCAAATGACCCGCGGCTTCATCATCGGCGCCACCGCAGGACGGACCACCCTCACCGGAGAAGGACTCCAGCACGCCGACGGCCACTCCCCCATCCTCGCCGCCACCAACCCGGCAGTCGTCACCTACGACCCCGCCTACGGCTACGAAATGGGCCACATCATCCGCGACGGCATCGAACGGATGTACGGACCGGACTCCACTGACCGGAACCTGATGTACTACATCACCGTCTACAACGAACCCATCACCCAGCCGGCCGAGCCGGAAGAGCTGGACGTTGAAGGCGTGATCAAGGGCATCTACCTGCTCGCACCGGCCAAGATTGACGGCCCCCGCACGCAGATCCTGGCCTCGGGCGTTTCGGTGCCCTGGGCGCTGGAAGCCCAGCGGATCCTGGCCGAGGACTGGGGCGTCTCCGCGGACGTCTGGTCCGTCACGTCCTGGAACGAACTCCGCCGCGACGCCATGGCCGCCGAGGAAGAGGCCTTCCTCAACCCGGGCCAGCCGGCGCGGGTACCGTTCGTCACCGCGCAGCTCGAAGGGGCCACCGGCCCCATCGTGGCGGTCACGGACTACATGAAGGCCGTCCCGGACCAGATCCGCCAGTTCCTCCCGAACGAGTTCGCCTCGCTCGGCGCGGACGGCTTCGGCTTCTCCGACACCCGCGCCGCCGCCCGCCGCTTCTTCAAGAACGACATCCACTCCATCGTGGTCCGTTCACTGGAGATGCTCGCTCGGCGCAGCGAAGTTGACGCCCAGGCTCCCGCCCAGGCCATTGAGAAGTACCGCCTGCACAATGTGAACGCGGGTTCCACCGGAAACGCCGGAGGCGAATCCTGA
- a CDS encoding peroxiredoxin, with protein MTLQQLQTVDDAGAAPAVPEVGDLAPDFELVNQYGEPVRLSELRGRNVVVVFYPFAFSGICTGELCEIRDNLSLFEDANATVLALSVDSKFTVRAYAEKEGYGFDLLADFWPHGAVAAQYGVFDPNSGMAQRGTFIIDADGIIRYVVVNPRGQARDLAAYRAALSELGGN; from the coding sequence GTGACGCTGCAGCAACTGCAAACGGTTGACGACGCCGGTGCGGCCCCCGCTGTTCCCGAGGTCGGAGACCTGGCACCGGACTTTGAACTGGTCAATCAGTACGGCGAACCCGTCCGGCTGTCGGAACTGCGGGGACGCAACGTCGTCGTCGTTTTCTATCCGTTCGCCTTTTCCGGAATCTGCACGGGCGAGCTCTGTGAAATCCGGGACAACCTCTCCCTGTTTGAGGACGCGAATGCCACCGTCCTTGCCCTTTCCGTGGACAGCAAGTTCACTGTGCGGGCCTACGCGGAAAAGGAGGGGTACGGATTCGACCTGCTGGCTGACTTCTGGCCCCATGGGGCAGTTGCCGCCCAATACGGCGTCTTCGACCCCAATAGCGGCATGGCTCAACGGGGTACGTTCATCATCGATGCGGACGGCATCATTCGGTACGTCGTGGTGAATCCTCGCGGCCAGGCCCGCGACCTGGCCGCCTACCGTGCCGCCCTGTCGGAGCTCGGCGGGAACTGA
- a CDS encoding PLP-dependent aminotransferase family protein has protein sequence MNNDSSSRIATRLREWIAAAAPGARLPSTRSLVAEYQASPVTVQKALQTLTAQGLIESRPGVGTFVRAVRTARPSDYGWQTAALRSPRAPLPSASTTMRDVANNAIAFHSGYPDRELLPERLVRAALTRAARGDAALSRPPAAGLPELQSWFARELGASTPAGTTPPNPSDVVVLPGSQSGLSSIFSALAGRGQPLLMESPTYWGAILAAAQAGVRVVPVPSGPDGPDLAELARAFDETGARLFYAQPNYANPTGAQWAPGRGEEVLEVVRGKGAFLVEDDWAHDFGITTSPVPVASRDDSGHVVYLRSLTKSVSPAIRIAAVIARGPARERILADRAAESMYVSGLLQAAALDVVTQPGWQTHLRSLRHQLQSRRDLLVTSIREHAPQAHIDQVPKGGLNLWARLPDGTDLDRLTRECESRGVIIAAGREWFPAEPAGAFIRLNYSGSNPGAFPEGARIIGESIERNRS, from the coding sequence ATGAACAACGATAGCAGTTCCCGGATTGCCACGCGACTGCGGGAATGGATCGCCGCAGCAGCACCCGGGGCCCGCTTGCCGTCCACGCGATCGCTGGTGGCTGAATACCAGGCAAGTCCGGTGACCGTTCAAAAGGCACTGCAGACCCTTACAGCGCAGGGGCTCATTGAGAGCCGGCCCGGCGTCGGAACCTTCGTCCGGGCCGTCCGGACCGCACGCCCCTCGGACTACGGCTGGCAGACGGCGGCCTTGCGGTCACCACGGGCACCGCTTCCGTCGGCCTCCACCACCATGCGCGACGTCGCGAACAACGCCATCGCCTTCCACTCCGGCTACCCGGACCGGGAACTCCTGCCGGAGCGACTGGTGCGTGCAGCACTCACCCGCGCAGCCCGGGGCGACGCCGCGTTGTCCCGTCCACCCGCAGCGGGCCTGCCGGAACTGCAATCGTGGTTCGCCCGCGAACTCGGCGCCTCGACACCCGCCGGAACCACACCGCCGAACCCGAGCGACGTCGTCGTACTGCCGGGAAGCCAGAGCGGGCTCAGCTCCATCTTCAGCGCGCTCGCGGGCCGCGGACAGCCTCTGCTGATGGAATCCCCCACCTACTGGGGAGCCATCCTCGCAGCGGCCCAGGCCGGAGTCCGCGTCGTCCCGGTACCCAGCGGTCCGGACGGCCCGGACCTGGCGGAACTGGCCCGGGCGTTTGACGAAACCGGCGCGCGCCTCTTCTACGCGCAACCCAACTACGCGAACCCGACGGGTGCTCAGTGGGCGCCGGGGCGGGGGGAAGAGGTCCTGGAGGTAGTGCGGGGGAAGGGTGCATTCCTGGTGGAGGACGACTGGGCGCACGACTTCGGCATCACCACCAGTCCGGTACCCGTCGCCTCCCGCGACGACTCCGGCCATGTGGTGTACCTGCGTTCCCTGACCAAGAGCGTGTCGCCGGCCATCCGCATTGCCGCCGTGATCGCTCGCGGCCCGGCACGTGAGCGCATCCTCGCGGACCGGGCAGCCGAGTCGATGTACGTCAGCGGGCTGCTCCAGGCCGCAGCGTTGGACGTCGTGACGCAGCCCGGGTGGCAGACGCACCTGCGCAGCCTCCGCCACCAGCTCCAGTCGCGCCGCGACCTCCTGGTGACCAGCATCCGCGAGCACGCACCGCAGGCGCACATCGATCAGGTTCCCAAGGGAGGCCTGAATCTTTGGGCACGGCTGCCCGACGGGACGGACCTCGATCGGCTGACCCGTGAATGCGAAAGCCGGGGCGTCATCATTGCCGCCGGGCGGGAGTGGTTCCCGGCCGAACCGGCCGGCGCATTTATCCGCCTCAACTACTCCGGGTCCAACCCGGGCGCCTTCCCCGAAGGGGCGCGGATCATCGGCGAGTCAATTGAACGGAACCGTTCCTAA
- a CDS encoding NAD-dependent protein deacetylase codes for MRQRHPGLGMTGFASLPPVGAAAPAPDELGVLRGIRDTIAGTRFALLTGAGLSTDSGIPDYRGPDAAPRAPMTYQEFIGHAGNRQRYWARNHIGWSHLRRADPNDGHAAAARLEKRGLLTGLITQNVDRLHEDAGSVNVVDLHGRFDRVACLSCARRYSRTLLAGVLEELNPGFLEQALADGVVEMAPDADATVEDSDLIRSFVVAHCPACGGTLKPDFVYFGENVPKDRVERSYAMVDEAGALVVAGSSLTVMSGLRFVRHAAKQEKPVVIINRGATRGDDLATIKLEAGVSESLTWLAAELPDL; via the coding sequence ATGAGGCAGCGGCACCCCGGGCTCGGCATGACTGGCTTCGCCAGTCTGCCGCCGGTGGGTGCCGCCGCTCCTGCACCCGATGAGCTCGGTGTCCTCCGGGGCATCAGGGACACAATAGCCGGAACGCGCTTCGCGCTCCTCACCGGAGCCGGCCTCAGCACCGACTCCGGCATACCGGACTACCGGGGTCCGGATGCTGCCCCCAGGGCGCCGATGACCTACCAGGAGTTCATCGGACACGCCGGCAACCGCCAACGGTACTGGGCGCGCAACCATATCGGCTGGTCCCACCTGCGGCGTGCGGACCCGAACGACGGGCACGCGGCAGCGGCCCGGCTTGAGAAGCGCGGCCTGTTGACCGGCCTGATCACCCAGAATGTGGACCGGCTCCATGAGGACGCCGGGAGCGTCAACGTGGTGGACCTGCACGGCCGCTTTGACCGGGTGGCCTGCCTGTCCTGCGCGCGCCGCTACAGCAGGACGCTGCTGGCCGGAGTGCTGGAGGAGCTGAACCCGGGATTCCTGGAGCAGGCCCTGGCTGACGGTGTGGTTGAGATGGCTCCGGATGCCGACGCAACGGTGGAAGACTCGGACCTCATCCGCAGTTTCGTCGTGGCGCACTGCCCGGCCTGCGGGGGAACCCTCAAGCCTGACTTTGTGTACTTCGGCGAAAACGTACCAAAAGACCGGGTTGAACGCTCCTATGCCATGGTCGATGAGGCCGGCGCGCTGGTTGTCGCCGGATCCTCACTGACGGTCATGAGCGGGCTTCGCTTCGTCCGGCACGCCGCCAAGCAGGAGAAGCCGGTGGTCATCATCAATAGGGGAGCGACGCGCGGCGACGACCTTGCGACCATCAAGCTGGAGGCCGGCGTTAGCGAATCGCTCACGTGGCTCGCCGCCGAGCTTCCGGATCTGTGA
- a CDS encoding MFS transporter has translation MTTRTESPLADADGAVVEPEQLRRATLASSVGSALEYYDFYIYGLASALIFGPLFFKPLGEDGALIASFATYGVGFAARPFGGVIFGVIGDRFGRKMVLILTIGLMGTASFAIGLLPTFEQAGMLGAVLLVTLRILQGLGAGAEQAGATTLISEVAPRRRRGFFASLPFVGIQLGTLLGAGTFALIAMADKAVLEGWLWRVPFLASIILIAVAIFIRLRLKETPVFQELEKHKNVVKNPIGQLWKHSKKNVLIGIGLRMGENGNSSIYSALLIAFLAAKDGVFPGDKFIGPVGLLIAAGFAAVMVVTFGALSDRYGRVPVYRYGALFQAVIALPAFYLVTLGNVTLVWVVMVVGIAIGVQSMLGPQCPLLPELFGSQYRFTGVAMSRELSAVMAGGLVPLVGASLLAATDHSWLVLAIYSLVLALISFATTFFTPETVGRDLVLTEDAS, from the coding sequence GTGACAACTCGTACTGAATCACCGCTTGCCGATGCGGACGGCGCCGTCGTCGAACCGGAACAACTGCGGAGGGCAACTCTTGCCAGCTCCGTGGGCTCCGCTCTGGAGTATTACGACTTCTACATTTATGGCCTGGCTTCAGCCTTGATCTTCGGTCCCCTCTTCTTCAAGCCCCTCGGTGAGGACGGCGCGCTGATCGCGTCGTTCGCCACGTACGGCGTCGGGTTTGCTGCCCGTCCCTTCGGCGGAGTCATCTTTGGCGTCATCGGTGACAGGTTCGGCCGAAAAATGGTGCTGATCCTCACGATCGGCCTGATGGGAACCGCAAGCTTCGCCATCGGGCTGCTGCCCACCTTCGAGCAGGCGGGCATGCTGGGCGCGGTCCTGCTCGTGACCCTGCGCATCCTCCAGGGCCTCGGTGCCGGTGCTGAACAGGCCGGTGCAACAACATTGATTTCCGAAGTGGCGCCGCGCCGTCGCCGTGGATTCTTTGCTTCCCTGCCGTTCGTCGGCATCCAGCTGGGCACCCTCCTCGGTGCCGGCACGTTTGCACTGATCGCCATGGCTGACAAAGCCGTCCTTGAAGGCTGGCTGTGGCGTGTGCCGTTCCTGGCCAGCATCATCCTTATTGCGGTGGCCATCTTCATTCGGCTGCGGCTCAAGGAAACGCCGGTATTCCAGGAGCTCGAAAAGCACAAGAACGTGGTCAAGAACCCCATCGGCCAGTTGTGGAAGCACTCCAAGAAGAACGTCCTGATCGGCATCGGACTGCGCATGGGAGAGAACGGCAACTCCTCGATCTATTCCGCGCTCCTGATCGCGTTCCTGGCGGCAAAGGACGGCGTGTTCCCGGGCGACAAGTTCATCGGGCCTGTAGGCCTGCTCATTGCGGCCGGCTTTGCTGCCGTCATGGTGGTCACGTTCGGCGCACTCTCGGACCGTTACGGTCGCGTCCCGGTATACCGCTACGGCGCCCTGTTCCAGGCCGTCATCGCCCTTCCGGCGTTCTACCTCGTGACGCTCGGCAACGTTACCCTTGTCTGGGTGGTCATGGTGGTGGGCATCGCCATCGGCGTCCAGTCCATGCTTGGCCCCCAGTGCCCGCTCCTGCCTGAACTGTTCGGCTCCCAGTACCGCTTCACCGGAGTGGCCATGAGCCGCGAACTCTCTGCCGTCATGGCCGGCGGTCTTGTGCCCCTCGTGGGCGCATCGCTCCTTGCTGCAACGGATCACTCGTGGCTGGTGCTCGCCATCTACTCGCTGGTGCTCGCCCTGATCTCGTTCGCCACCACGTTCTTCACTCCGGAGACCGTGGGCCGCGACCTCGTCCTCACGGAGGATGCGAGCTAA
- a CDS encoding IclR family transcriptional regulator yields MADSRAPRTSDGLGSASPAPAVTRAAAVLEALAASATGRLTLSDLSRELGIPKSSTSNLLLALEEARLINRQGADFTLGRKLVELGAAYLSRLDEVQEFYRFCEQAPTLSGETVRIAMLDGTNVIYLARYEGHPAVRLTSNIGDKMPVSLCAVGKALIARLHDHDIDELFPDDAELPVLTPKSLRTGAEFKKQLPVIREQGYAFEDEESTTGVVCLAVSVPTRGAHGPSLGLSVTALKATYSDEQGALMVKELKELARSLGNPMG; encoded by the coding sequence ATGGCCGATTCCCGGGCTCCCCGCACCTCCGACGGACTGGGTAGTGCGTCCCCCGCGCCGGCTGTGACGCGCGCCGCCGCCGTGCTGGAGGCCCTGGCTGCCTCCGCGACGGGCAGGCTCACGCTAAGTGACCTTTCGCGTGAACTCGGCATCCCCAAGTCGTCCACCTCGAACCTTTTGCTCGCCCTCGAAGAGGCGCGCCTCATCAACCGGCAGGGAGCCGACTTTACGCTCGGGCGCAAGCTCGTGGAACTTGGCGCCGCGTACCTCAGTCGGCTTGACGAGGTCCAGGAGTTCTACCGCTTCTGCGAACAGGCTCCCACCCTGTCCGGGGAGACGGTCCGCATCGCGATGCTTGACGGAACCAACGTCATCTACCTGGCCCGTTATGAGGGCCACCCTGCGGTCCGGCTAACGTCGAACATCGGCGACAAGATGCCGGTGTCGCTCTGCGCGGTGGGCAAGGCGCTCATCGCACGGCTGCACGACCACGACATTGACGAGCTGTTCCCCGATGACGCGGAGCTTCCGGTGCTCACGCCGAAGTCGCTGCGGACGGGTGCCGAATTTAAGAAGCAGTTGCCGGTCATCCGCGAGCAGGGATATGCCTTCGAGGATGAGGAATCCACCACCGGCGTCGTCTGCCTCGCCGTCTCCGTCCCCACGAGGGGAGCCCACGGGCCAAGCCTGGGCCTGTCGGTCACCGCCCTGAAGGCCACGTACTCCGACGAGCAGGGCGCCCTCATGGTCAAGGAGCTCAAGGAGTTGGCCCGGTCCCTGGGCAATCCCATGGGCTAG
- a CDS encoding CdaR family transcriptional regulator produces MAEPTPTPAKRKPASRALTPEKAQTLKKLRASVGQLSTTTMRQLEKSLPWYSRLSSDERSALGMVAQNGIAAFVTWYERPSSPSWILTDVFGTAPTELTRSISLQKALQLIRIVVEVVEDQVPVIAPEADQPALREAVLRYSREVAFAAADVYARAAESRGSWDTRLEALIVDAILRGENTDALRSRIAALGWKAQERFTVMVGNSPSEPSASYVSELRRTAGRFAEDALVGIQGDRLILILGGVQDRESAYLKLSELFAPGPVVYGPEAGSLLEASSSAQSAFAGLTAARAWPSAPRPVAADDLLPERVISGDDAARRSLIKNIYRPLIAASNGLVETLGTYLELGHSLEATARELFVHANTVRYRLKRVCDVTGWDPLLPREAFVLQAALVVGRLSVPPKAPAERQPSRNGS; encoded by the coding sequence ATGGCAGAGCCAACCCCCACCCCCGCAAAGCGCAAGCCCGCCTCGCGCGCCCTGACGCCGGAAAAAGCCCAGACGCTGAAGAAACTCCGGGCGAGCGTGGGGCAGCTGTCCACCACCACGATGCGCCAGCTGGAGAAATCGCTGCCGTGGTACAGCCGGCTCAGTTCCGATGAGCGGTCCGCCCTCGGGATGGTGGCCCAGAACGGTATTGCCGCGTTCGTGACCTGGTACGAGCGGCCAAGCTCGCCGTCGTGGATCCTCACCGACGTCTTCGGGACCGCGCCGACTGAACTAACCCGCTCCATCAGCCTGCAGAAGGCCCTCCAGCTCATCAGGATCGTGGTGGAGGTGGTGGAGGACCAGGTGCCCGTGATCGCCCCGGAGGCGGATCAGCCCGCACTCCGTGAAGCCGTGCTCCGCTATTCACGTGAAGTGGCTTTTGCCGCGGCTGACGTCTACGCCCGGGCGGCCGAGTCCAGGGGCTCCTGGGACACCCGGCTGGAAGCCCTGATCGTCGATGCGATCCTGCGCGGCGAGAATACCGATGCCTTAAGGTCCCGCATTGCCGCCCTCGGCTGGAAAGCCCAGGAACGTTTTACCGTGATGGTGGGAAATTCGCCGTCGGAACCCAGCGCCAGCTACGTCAGCGAACTGCGCCGGACCGCCGGCAGGTTCGCCGAAGACGCGCTGGTGGGGATCCAGGGCGACCGGCTCATCCTCATCCTCGGAGGGGTCCAGGACCGGGAGAGCGCCTACCTGAAACTCAGCGAACTCTTCGCCCCGGGTCCTGTTGTCTACGGGCCGGAAGCGGGTTCCCTGCTGGAAGCGAGCAGTTCGGCCCAGTCGGCTTTCGCCGGGCTGACAGCTGCACGCGCGTGGCCCTCGGCGCCGCGCCCGGTTGCTGCCGACGACCTGCTGCCGGAGCGGGTCATTTCCGGGGACGATGCCGCCCGCCGCTCGCTTATCAAGAACATCTACCGGCCATTGATCGCAGCGTCCAACGGGCTGGTGGAGACCCTCGGTACCTACCTCGAACTCGGGCACTCACTGGAAGCAACGGCCCGTGAACTCTTTGTGCACGCCAATACCGTCCGCTACCGGCTCAAGCGCGTCTGTGACGTCACAGGCTGGGATCCGCTCCTTCCCCGGGAGGCGTTTGTGCTGCAGGCAGCCCTCGTGGTGGGGCGGCTTTCCGTGCCGCCCAAGGCACCCGCCGAACGCCAGCCGTCCCGGAACGGCAGCTGA
- a CDS encoding DUF3052 domain-containing protein: MSEADAATSVNVAEKLGFKNGDLIQEFGYDDDVDFDLRDDIEDLTGSELLDEDDHDVVDAVIFWWRDGDGDLIDTLMDSLTTLSENGVVWVLTPKSGRHGYVSPAEIQEAAPTAGLHLTTSAGVSKDWSATRLVTRKNK; this comes from the coding sequence GTGAGCGAGGCCGACGCCGCCACTTCGGTAAATGTGGCGGAAAAATTGGGTTTCAAAAACGGGGATCTGATTCAGGAGTTCGGTTACGACGACGACGTCGACTTCGACTTACGTGACGATATTGAGGACCTGACCGGTTCTGAACTCCTTGATGAAGACGACCATGACGTGGTTGACGCCGTCATTTTTTGGTGGCGGGACGGCGACGGGGACCTGATTGACACCCTTATGGATTCCCTCACCACTTTGAGTGAGAACGGTGTGGTCTGGGTACTCACTCCGAAGTCGGGAAGGCACGGCTACGTGTCGCCGGCGGAGATTCAGGAAGCCGCACCCACGGCAGGGCTCCATCTCACTACTTCCGCGGGCGTTTCCAAGGACTGGAGCGCCACGCGCCTGGTCACCAGGAAGAACAAGTGA
- a CDS encoding DMT family transporter, translated as MKDHSSATAPKARVILTGPPSGLWWGILGVAVFSFTVPFTKVAVAGMSPLFIGSGRAVVAAVLAAAALTLARQRLPRGVQWARLAVVAAGVVIGFPLLTSFALATTPASHGAVVIALLPAVTATAAVLRGRERPPMLFWLITGVGALAAIGFASMQSGGFGQLHSADLLLLGSVVAAAIGYAEGGLLARELGPWQTVSWALVLASPLMVILTLFAMVQQPPTATPVQWAAFAYLGVVSMFLGFFAWYRGLAIGPMARVSQVQLIQPVLSICWAGLLLGEALTWTTIIGGLAVVLCAGAAVRVRLSPVPTPQPNLHATRSLQPAKD; from the coding sequence ATGAAAGACCATAGTAGCGCTACTGCGCCAAAAGCTCGAGTGATACTGACCGGACCGCCTTCCGGCCTCTGGTGGGGCATCCTTGGAGTAGCGGTCTTCTCGTTCACCGTTCCGTTCACGAAGGTCGCCGTCGCGGGAATGTCGCCGCTGTTCATCGGATCCGGACGCGCGGTCGTGGCCGCTGTCCTGGCCGCTGCCGCCCTCACACTCGCGCGCCAGCGACTTCCCCGCGGCGTGCAGTGGGCCCGCCTCGCGGTGGTGGCCGCCGGCGTCGTGATTGGCTTTCCCCTGCTGACATCCTTCGCGCTCGCCACCACTCCGGCCAGCCACGGCGCGGTGGTCATCGCACTGCTCCCGGCTGTGACCGCGACGGCGGCAGTGCTGAGGGGCCGCGAGCGTCCGCCGATGTTGTTCTGGCTTATCACCGGTGTGGGCGCCCTGGCGGCCATCGGCTTCGCTTCGATGCAGTCCGGCGGATTCGGACAGTTGCACTCGGCGGACCTGCTGCTCCTTGGCTCAGTGGTCGCAGCGGCCATCGGCTACGCGGAGGGCGGCCTGCTGGCCCGTGAGCTCGGCCCGTGGCAAACCGTGTCCTGGGCATTGGTGCTTGCGTCGCCGCTCATGGTGATCCTGACACTGTTTGCCATGGTCCAGCAACCACCGACGGCCACTCCGGTCCAGTGGGCGGCGTTCGCCTATCTCGGTGTGGTGAGCATGTTCCTCGGGTTCTTCGCCTGGTACCGGGGCCTGGCCATTGGGCCCATGGCGCGGGTCAGCCAAGTACAGCTCATCCAGCCCGTACTGAGCATCTGCTGGGCCGGGCTCCTACTGGGCGAGGCCCTGACCTGGACCACCATCATCGGTGGCCTGGCCGTCGTCCTCTGCGCCGGCGCAGCTGTCCGGGTCCGACTCAGCCCGGTGCCGACTCCGCAGCCCAACCTTCACGCCACAAGATCCCTCCAGCCCGCAAAGGATTAG